The sequence below is a genomic window from Streptomyces sp. V1I1.
CAGCTGCCGTCCGCCGACGCCGAGGTCCCGGCGAAGATAACCGCGGCCGTCCACGCGGACGCTGACCGGCCACCTGCCGGCGGCGAAGGCGAACGGTCCGTCCATCACCTGACCGTCCCTGCTGCGTCCGGTGCCGCCGAGGAAGTCGGCCGCCCAGAGCGAGGAGGCGGCGGTGCGGTCCTCGGTCCAGTCCCAGTACGGCAGCGCCACCGACGGGTCGACGGCCTGGAGCGCCTGCTCGAACTGGATGAGGAATCGGCGGTGCCAGGGCAGGAAGGAGGGCGAACGGTGCCCGACGCGGTCCCCGTTGTCGGTGTCGCTCATGATGAAGGCGTTGTGGGTGGTGACGAAGGTGTCGTACTGCCCATTGCGCTTGAGCGCGAGCAGCGCGTCGGCGAAGCGGCGCTTCTCGGTGGCGGTGAGCTGGGCCTGGTTCTTGCGTACGGTCATGGCGGTGCTCCCGGATCAGGCGACGGCGAGGGGGACGAGCTGGGCGCCCTGGAGCTCCTCCACGGCGGCGCGGGCCACCGCGCGGGGCGTGGCGAACGTCTCGTAGTGGTTGACGACGCTGATCCAGGTGCCGTCGGCGTTGCGCATGACGTGCAGTTCCTCGCCGTCTATGCGCACCGCATAGCCGCCCCCGTGTCCCTCGCCTCCGCCGTGTCCCTCGCCTCCCCCGTGTCCGCCGTGGTGTCCGCCGCCGTGCGACGGCGCGCCCTGTATTCGGCGGCCCCGGTAGACCTCGTCGAAGGACGCAGGTTCGGCTGCGGTCGACACCGTCCGCGCGGCAGCGGCGGCGGTGCCTCCTACGGCGAGCGCGGCGGCCGCTCCTGCGGCCGCGCCCATGGCGCGTCGGCGGGTGATTTCAGGCATGGCAAAACCCCCAGGAATTGCAGTGGTTCGGTCGGTCACGGCGTGGTCGGTTGCCGTGACCCCGGCCATGCCTACCGGCTGACCCGAGTCCCGCTGAAATCCCTGAGGACTGGTTGGCTGCTAAGCGGACATGTCGAGATATGCAGTGCAGAATTGAACAAAGTTGATCTTGCTGTCCGCACGCCCAGCCGCCGCCAGAAGCGGAAATCCTGCGGCCAATGCGGCAGCTGTGTGAATATCTTGTTGCGGGAGGCGAGGAGACGTGTTCGGCTTCACACAGGAAAGCTGACCGGATCCCCGCCTCAGCGGCGCACCTTACGGGTGGCCCGCAGCCACTCCTTGTTCATGGCCGAGATCGACGGCAGCGGGATGCCCTTCGGGCAGGCCGTCGCGCATTCGCCGGTCAGCGTGCAGCCGCCGAAGCCCTCCTCGTCCATCGTCGCGACCATGTCGAGCACCCGCGTCTCACGCTCGGGCGCGCCCTGCGGCAGCACATTGAGGTGGTTGACCTTCGCCGAGGTGAAGAGCATCGCCGAGCCGTTGGGGCAGGCCGCGACGCAGGCTCCGCAGCCGATGCACTCGGCGTGCTCGAAGGCGAAGTCGGCGTCCGGCTTGGCCACGGCCGTCGCGTGCGCCTCGGGAGCCGCGCCGGTGGGGGCGGTGATGTAGCCGCCGGCCTGGATGATCCGGTCGAAGGCGCTGCGGTCGACCACCAGGTCCTTCACCACGGGGAAGGCGGAGGCACGCCACGGCTCGATGTCGATGGTGTCGCCGTCCTTGAAGGACCGCATATGGAGCTGGCAGGTGGTGGTGCGCTCCGGGCCGTGGGCGTCACCGTTGATGACCAGACTGCACGCTCCGCAGATGCCCTCGCGGCAGTCGTGGTCGAAGGCGACGGGGTCCTCTCCGCGCAGGATGAGTTCCTCGTTGAGGGTGTCGAGCATCTCGAGGAACGACATGTCCTTCGAGATGCCGTCGACCTCGTACGTGGCCATGGCGCCGGGCGCTTCAGGGTTCCGCTGACGCCAGACGCGCAGGGTGAGCTTCATGCGTAGCTCCGCTGAGTGGGGTGGACGTATTCGAAGACGAGGTCTTCCTTGTGCAGGACGGGCGCCGCGCCGGTGCCGGAGCTGTGCTGTCCCGGGGGGCGACCCCGGGACCCCCGAAATTCCCAGGCCGCGGCGTAGCCGAACTCCTCATCCCTGCGGGCGGCTTCGCCGTCCGCCGTCTGGGACTCCTCACGGAAGTGGCCGCCGCAGGACTCGGCGCGGTGCAGGGCGTCGAGGCACATCAGCTCGGCGAGCTCCAGATAGTCGACGATGCGATTGGCCTTCTCCAGCGACTGGTTGAACTCCTCGCCGGTGCCCGGCACCTTGATGCGGCGCCAGAACTCCTCACGGATCTGCGGGATGCGGTCGAGCGCCTTGCGCAGGCCCTCGTCCGTGCGCGCCATTCCGCAGAACTCCCACATGAGTTCGCCCAGTTCGCGGTGGAAGGAGTCGGGGGTGCGGTCTCCGTCGACCGAGAGCAGCAGATTCAGCCGGTCCTCGGTCTCGGCCAGCACCTCGGCCACCGCCGGATGCGAGGCGTCGACGCTCTCCGGATGCGGATTGCGGGCGAGGTAGTCGTTGATCGTGGACGGCAGGACGAAGTACCCGTCGGCGAGGCCCTGCATCAGCGCGGACGCGCCCAGCCGGTTCGCGCCGTGGTCCGAGAAGTTGGCCTCTCCGATCGCGAAGAGACCCGGGACGGTGGTCTGGAGGTCGTAGTCGACCCACAGCCCGCCCATCGTGTAGTGCACGGCGGGGTAGATCCGCATCGGGACTTCGTACGGGTTCTCGGCGGTGATCCGCTCGTACATGTCGAAGAGGTTGCCGTACTTCTCCTCGACCTTCTTCCGGCCCATCCGCCGGATCGCGTCGGCGAAGTCCAGGTAGACGCCCTGCCCGCCGGGTCCTACACCGCGGCCCTCGTCGCAGACGTTCTTCGCGGCCCGCGATGCGATGTCGCGCGGGACGAGGTTGCCGAAGGAGGGGTAGATCCGTTCCAGGTAGTAGTCGCGCTCGTCCTCGGGGATCTCGTTGGGCGGCCGCTGGTCGCCACCTGCCTTCGGCACCCAGATCCGGCCGTCGTTGCGCAGCGACTCGCTCATCAGGGTCAGCTTGGACTGGTGGTCGCCGGTGCGCGGGATGCAGGTGGGGTGGATCTGGGTGAAGCAGGGGTTGGCGAAGTACGCGCCGCGCCGGTGTGCGCGCCAGATGGCGGTGGCGTTGGAGTTCATGGCGTTCGTCGACAGATAGAAGACGTTGCCGTAACCGCCTGATGCCAGCACCACGGCGTCCGCGAAGTGGCTGGAGATCTCTCCCGTGATCAGATCGCGGGCCACGATGCCGCGCGCCCGCCCGTCGACGACGATCAGATCGAGCATTTCGGTGCGGGCGTGCAGGGTCACCGATCCGGCCGCGATCTGCCTCGACAGCGCCTGGTAGGCCCCGAGCAGGAGCTGCTGTCCGGTCTGGCCGCGGGCGTAGAAGGTACGGGAGACCTGGACGCCGCCGAAGGAGCGGGTGTCGAGCAGGCCGCCGTACTCGCGGGCGAAGGGCACGCCCTGCGCCACGCACTGGTCGATGATCTCCACTGAGATCTGGGCGAGCCGGTGGACGTTCGACTCGCGGGCGCGGAAGTCGCCGCCCTTGACGGTGTCGTAGAAGAGGCGATGGATCGAGTCGCCGTCGTTGCGGTAGTTCTTCGCGGCGTTGATGCCGCCCTGGGCGGCGATGGAGTGTGCGCGGCGCGGCGAGTCCTGGTAGCAGAACTGCTCGACGTGGTAGCCCTGTTCGGCGAGTGTCGCGCCTGCCGCGCCGCCCGCGAGGCCGGTGCCGACGACGATGACGGTGTGCTTGCGGCGGTTGGCCGGGTTGACCAGCCTGGCCTCGAAGCGCCGGCGGTCCCAGCGCTCGGCGATCGGCCCTTCGGGGGCCTTGGTGTCGGCGATCGGTGCGCCGGTCTCGTAGGCCGTGTAGTCGGCGTAGTCGTTCATGTCAGCTCACCACTCCGGTCATGACGGCGACTGGTACGGAGACGAAGCCCGCGGTGAGCACCAGCGCGAGGATGTTGGAGAGCGCCTTGAGCGCGCGGTCGCGGGTGGCGTTGCCGACGCCGAGAGTCTGGGCGGCGCTGAAGAATCCGTGCCGGATGTGCAGACCGACGGCAAGCATCGCGACGATGTAGATGACGTTGCCGTACCAGGTGGAGAAGGTCGCGACGACGTTCTCGTACGGATGGCCGGGCTGGGCGTTCTCGTTGACGGTGAGCGTTGTCAGGTCGAGCAGGTGCCAGACGATGAACAGCGCGACGATGATTCCGCCCCATCGCATGGTGCGGGTGGCATAGCTCGCGCGCCGCCGCTTGTGCGCGTACGGAGTGGGCCGGGCTTTGATATCCCGGCGGCTGAGCTGGTACGCCGAGACGGCGTGCCCCACGACGGCCGCCAGCAGCACCACGCGGACGATCCAGAGCGCCCACTCATAGTGCAGGACGGGCTCTCCCATGGTGCGCAGCCAGTGGCCGTAGGCGTTGAACTCCCCCGGGCCGAAGAAGACCTTGAGGTTGCCCATCACATGCGCGACCAGATAGCCGAGCATGATCAGGCCGCTCACGGCCATGACCGCCTTCTTGCCGACCGTCGATCCCCAGAAGGTGCGCGTGGGTGGCGGTTTTCGATCCGTCCGCGTTGCCAGAGCCATGTGAGGAACGCTAGGGCCGAAGGGCTCCAGAGGTCCAAGACATGATCCGGCTCATGTCCATAGGCATGCCCTATCGTGAATCCCATGCAGTTCCAGCAGCTCCTCTACTTCGTCGCGGTGGCCGAGACCCGGCACTTCACGCATGCCGCCGAGCGTGTCCATGTCTCCCAGCCGTCGCTCTCCCAGCAGGTCCGGGCGCTGGAGAAGGAGCTCGGCGCCGAGCTGTTCAGCCGGGCGCGCGGCAATATCGCGCTCACGGACGCGGGCGAGGCGCTGCTGCCGCTGGCCCGGCGCATCCTCGCCGACGCCGACACCGCCCGGCACGAGGTGCAGGAGCTGGTCCAGCTGCGCCGCGGCCGGGTCAGGCTCGGCGCGACGCCCAGTCTCTGCACAGGCCTGCTCCCGGATGTGCTGCGCGTCTTCCACGATCTGCATCCGGGCATCCAGCTGCTGATCGAGGAGAGCGGTTCGCACGATCTCGTACGGGAGCTGGCGCGCGGCTCCCTCGACCTGGCCCTGATCGTGCTGCCACTGCCGCCCGCATCGCCGGCGCTGACGACCGTGGAGCTGCTGCGGGAGGATCTGGTCGTGGTGTCATCGGCCGCGGCTGCGGCGCCGCGCCGGCCGGTGCGGATCGCCGATCTGCGCGACCAGCCGCTGGTGATGTTCCGGCACGGCTACGACCTGCGGGAGCTGACGGTCGCCGCGTGCCGCGCGGAGGGCTTCGAGCCGAGCTTCACCGTGGAGGGCGGCGAGATGGACGCGGTGCTCGGTTTCGTACGGGCGGGGCTCGGCGTAGCCGTGGTGCCGAGCATGGTGGCCGAGCTGGCGGGCCGCGACCTCCGGGTCACGCGGCTGGCCCGGCCGGGGCTGCGGCGTACGATCGCGCTCGCGCACCGCAGCGATGTGGCCCCGCCGCGCGCCGCGCGTGAGCTGCAGCGGGTGCTGCTGAACTCGCGCGCGGCGGTGCTCTAGCCCCGGGGCTCCGCCCCGGCGCATGCCCGAACCGCTACACCGCGTCCGCCAGGGACAGGGCGTGCAGTTTGTCCGGCGGGCCCGGCC
It includes:
- a CDS encoding tyrosinase family protein, with the protein product MTVRKNQAQLTATEKRRFADALLALKRNGQYDTFVTTHNAFIMSDTDNGDRVGHRSPSFLPWHRRFLIQFEQALQAVDPSVALPYWDWTEDRTAASSLWAADFLGGTGRSRDGQVMDGPFAFAAGRWPVSVRVDGRGYLRRDLGVGGRQLPTRAEVDSVLAMTTYDAAPWNSASNSFRNHLEGWRGPNLHNRVHVWVGGQMATGVSPNDPVFWLHHAFIDKLWADWQARHPGSAYLPAAGTANVVDLNDTMRPWNNVTPADMLDHTRYYTFDTAA
- a CDS encoding tyrosinase cofactor; translated protein: MPEITRRRAMGAAAGAAAALAVGGTAAAAARTVSTAAEPASFDEVYRGRRIQGAPSHGGGHHGGHGGGEGHGGGEGHGGGYAVRIDGEELHVMRNADGTWISVVNHYETFATPRAVARAAVEELQGAQLVPLAVA
- a CDS encoding succinate dehydrogenase/fumarate reductase iron-sulfur subunit; translated protein: MKLTLRVWRQRNPEAPGAMATYEVDGISKDMSFLEMLDTLNEELILRGEDPVAFDHDCREGICGACSLVINGDAHGPERTTTCQLHMRSFKDGDTIDIEPWRASAFPVVKDLVVDRSAFDRIIQAGGYITAPTGAAPEAHATAVAKPDADFAFEHAECIGCGACVAACPNGSAMLFTSAKVNHLNVLPQGAPERETRVLDMVATMDEEGFGGCTLTGECATACPKGIPLPSISAMNKEWLRATRKVRR
- a CDS encoding fumarate reductase/succinate dehydrogenase flavoprotein subunit — its product is MNDYADYTAYETGAPIADTKAPEGPIAERWDRRRFEARLVNPANRRKHTVIVVGTGLAGGAAGATLAEQGYHVEQFCYQDSPRRAHSIAAQGGINAAKNYRNDGDSIHRLFYDTVKGGDFRARESNVHRLAQISVEIIDQCVAQGVPFAREYGGLLDTRSFGGVQVSRTFYARGQTGQQLLLGAYQALSRQIAAGSVTLHARTEMLDLIVVDGRARGIVARDLITGEISSHFADAVVLASGGYGNVFYLSTNAMNSNATAIWRAHRRGAYFANPCFTQIHPTCIPRTGDHQSKLTLMSESLRNDGRIWVPKAGGDQRPPNEIPEDERDYYLERIYPSFGNLVPRDIASRAAKNVCDEGRGVGPGGQGVYLDFADAIRRMGRKKVEEKYGNLFDMYERITAENPYEVPMRIYPAVHYTMGGLWVDYDLQTTVPGLFAIGEANFSDHGANRLGASALMQGLADGYFVLPSTINDYLARNPHPESVDASHPAVAEVLAETEDRLNLLLSVDGDRTPDSFHRELGELMWEFCGMARTDEGLRKALDRIPQIREEFWRRIKVPGTGEEFNQSLEKANRIVDYLELAELMCLDALHRAESCGGHFREESQTADGEAARRDEEFGYAAAWEFRGSRGRPPGQHSSGTGAAPVLHKEDLVFEYVHPTQRSYA
- a CDS encoding succinate dehydrogenase, producing MALATRTDRKPPPTRTFWGSTVGKKAVMAVSGLIMLGYLVAHVMGNLKVFFGPGEFNAYGHWLRTMGEPVLHYEWALWIVRVVLLAAVVGHAVSAYQLSRRDIKARPTPYAHKRRRASYATRTMRWGGIIVALFIVWHLLDLTTLTVNENAQPGHPYENVVATFSTWYGNVIYIVAMLAVGLHIRHGFFSAAQTLGVGNATRDRALKALSNILALVLTAGFVSVPVAVMTGVVS
- a CDS encoding LysR family transcriptional regulator produces the protein MQFQQLLYFVAVAETRHFTHAAERVHVSQPSLSQQVRALEKELGAELFSRARGNIALTDAGEALLPLARRILADADTARHEVQELVQLRRGRVRLGATPSLCTGLLPDVLRVFHDLHPGIQLLIEESGSHDLVRELARGSLDLALIVLPLPPASPALTTVELLREDLVVVSSAAAAAPRRPVRIADLRDQPLVMFRHGYDLRELTVAACRAEGFEPSFTVEGGEMDAVLGFVRAGLGVAVVPSMVAELAGRDLRVTRLARPGLRRTIALAHRSDVAPPRAARELQRVLLNSRAAVL